agCCGTTAACAACTCAGATTCAGTATCCATGTGTTTCATCACCTTTGAGTGGCTTCTCTGACGGCTCTTCGTCAAGCTTGTTCCTCCATGGTGGACATTCCCTCTCTGACACTGGATCACCAACATTGGAGGATCTCAAATCCACCATTCCTTCTGGAAGCTCTTGTCACCCGAATCCTTTCTACTTGGATTCACTGACACCTGATTCAGCTTCCATTAACAGTGCCAATGGAAGCTTCGCTGATGAACTTGGCCTTTGTGCCAATTTGAGTCAAATGTACCTTGGAAATCAACATGACAGTCCGTACGATTCCAAAGATgtttcaatgggtatgaatggGGTTCCGTTTCGTGATTGTTCCTTTACTGGAAATACTCCAATCAATGTCAACAAACATGGTGATTATTGCAATTTCAATAGGGAATTTTTAGATTGTGCGGCGGTCCAGTCACTGTTTCCCAGGAGTCCTATCAACCATGGTTCTGATATAAATCCGACATTATCAGGATTAACCCAGGATTACAAAATGGCTAATTTATTCGGACCAAGACAGTGTACTAAATGGCCTGAGACAGTTCCTTCTCAGTTGAATGGATTTGGTGTTTCAATGGATTCTCCAAGGCACAGAAGGCAGATGCTAGATAACTATTATTTCAGAGGAAATCAGGGACCGGTGCCTGCTGCTTCTTTGAGCCGAAATTCAGTGGTTGATGCTATACTATGTGCACAGAAAAATGGAATGAATTTAATGGAAGAGACATGCATGTCAAGATTGTCAAACTCTTCCCTTTGTACTAATTTAAGACCTTATTTGAGTGTTCAGCATAGCCACCCTTTATCTAATGcaagaactgtgcttccttcaGATGCAAGAATCCCACAAGGGAATCTAGATTCTATCACCAGTGAGGGAAGCTTCATTTTACAAGGTGAAGGTTTAAATTATGTTGTTAACAGATGCTCAGATCGTTCACGATGTCAGAATAAGGCTGCTGTGCGAGGTACTGGATATGGTAAACATCTAAGGAGAACGGAACTTGACACCCAGCACCAGGTTGTTGGATCTCATGGAAGTCCTAGGAGTGTTGGGATTGGTTGCTCATTCCCTTTGATGCCAAAGTATAGTTCCCTAGCCGAAGCTCGaggatatatatatttaatagcCAAAGATCAGCATGGGTGTAGGTTCCTCCAAAGAACGTTTGAAGAGGGTACCCCAGAAGATGTTCAAGTGATATTTAATGAGATCATTGATCATGTGGTGGAACTTATGATGAATCCCTTTGGGAATTACCTTATGCAGAAGTTATTGGATGTATGCAGTGAAGAACAGAGAATGCAGATTCTACTCATAATTACTGAAGAACCAGGACAGCTTGTTAGAATCTCTTTAAACACCCATGGGTAGTTCTGCAACTTATGCAAATATTACAGTATTATATTGACTAGATGATATCCAATTTGACATCATTCTTAACTTGTTTCCTCCCTTTTTATCAGCACTCGTGTGGTACAGAAGCTGATTGAGACTCTCAAAACCAGGCAGCAAATTTCATTAGTTGTATCAGCTCTTGAACCAGGATTCTTAGCTCTCATCAAAGACCTAAATGGAAACCATGTAGTTCAGCGTTGTTTGCTATGCCTGAACAATGAGGATAACAAGGTATGATGATCCATCTCATAATATTGTTGCAAATAAAAGTTCAGTCTTCTTGATATGTTTTTATAAACGGTTGATGGTGGATCATGATAACTAATCATCTCATGTGAAAGAGCACATTATTTGTTTCTCACGGATTCATTTCATTTGGAAGTTATCACACTTATTGCTTAACATGCAACACTTTATTTGTTTGGATCGGTAGTTACAGGGAGACGTTTAAGgggtgtgttaagtatgaaagACATGATTCCACATTTTTTTCTGGCTTGGCTCTTGCCATCATTGATTTAACCTGCTACTCTTGCAATTTTTATGCTACCGTAGTTCGAGAAGTTTTGTATTCAGCGGAATATGTTTAGTAAAAGCTCTTGATGGTCATTACCAAGACAAATGATAGACTACATTTGCTTAGGTGTTATGGGTTGCATTAAGATTCCTGTTCTATATtggataaaaaaattgttttactgATGTATTATGGGTTGCAGCaatatttgtctttttattgAAAACATCAAGCATGTAACAAACATGTCATTGTAAAATAATGTATGTAGGATTTCAAAGTGCATAAGCATTATAGAGAGTACTAACTAATGAAccaaaaaatcatcaatctgTGATAATCTGAGGTAGGCGAAGAGTTGTAAAATGTGATGATGATTGAAGTGGTATCTGTTTTTGGTATGTATTGCTTAACttaaggtttaaggtttaaTATATATTGTGTGATGGAAATGTTCATTTGGCACATATCTATGTTGTATGTTAAATTTTGTATGAATTGAACTATATGGATGATGTTAtggtatattttctttttcctagtGCCCTCTTGTTTCTACGGGTAGCCGTGCTAATTGATTTAATGCAGGCCATTTTGAGAAAAGGGCATTGTTAATTCCTTGAggagaaattatatatatatattttcctgtTTGCATTAAGCAGTTCATCTTTGTTGCTGCTGCAAAGTATTGTGTTGACATTGCAACTCATCAGCATGGATGTTGTGTTCTACAAAGATGCATCGGCCATTCAACTGGGGAGCATCGAGAAAAACTGATTGCAGAGATATCTGCTAATGCACTTCTGCTATCTCAAGATCCATTTGGGTAATAATTACAACAATGTTACTTAGATTATAAAGCATGTGCTAAAGCCTTCCATTGAATTTTTAAGACACATCTAGCTTTTTGTCTACCTACAGATTATGTTCTATCTTATACCAGAAGCTAGAAATATCTTTAGTAATTTATGTAGAAGATTTTAACCCAACTTACTGGAGGCTACATTTGATGGGGACTAGAAAATTTGGTGCTCATGCAGCATCGTTTGTTTTACATCTGTGCCTTGTGCTAATGAGCATTTCTTATGATAATCTTGTGTTGTTTTATAGTGTCATTGTGGCAAAGAAGATGATAGCAGCTAGAGtaattttaaatgagatttCTTTCTTTAAATACTCTTGCTTCTGTGCCTGCGTGGTATTTACATTTAGCAAAGTTGACTGTTTTTAACAAATCACCAATTCTATGCGTACCTTAATCATTTCTAGATGATAGGGTAGTGTACTTGAAACTATGAGATGAATGATTCCTCTACTACCTCTTTGATTTTATTACTGTTTCATCTCTCTGTTCTTTTCTACCTGCTGCAGAAATTATGTTGTTCAATATATCCTGGAGTTAGGAATTCCACATGCCACTGGAGCCATACTTCTGCAATTTGAAGGTAATTATGTGCACCTGTCAAGACAAAAGTTCAGCAGCCATGTGGTTGAGAAATGTCTTGCTGTATTCAATGATGAGAATCGGTCGAGAGTCATTCATGAACTTCTTTCTGCTCCTCACTTTGAACACTTGCTTCAAGATCCACATGCAAATTATGTCGTTCAATCAGCTCTTCGCTATTCTGAGGTTTGTATCAAGACCACTTTATCTTCCTTTTCACTTTTGACAAACCCATTACAGAACGTTTAGTTCAACTTCAATATCTTGCCAtgcttttttctttcaaaattttttgtcatatatttattatcttttcagTTCTTGTTTTGTCTGTATTAGAAGTGCACATAATTTCCATAATCTTGTCTTTGCAACTTTTTCCTTgagtttctttttgttttctcagtctttttttttcactgaacCAGGGTCATTTGCACAATTTACTCGTTGAAACGATCGAGTCCCACAAGGCAATTTCTCGTAACAGCCCATATTCTAAGAAGATTTTCTCACCAAATCTTTTGAGAAAATGATGTATATTCTCCTCTTTTGCAAGaagtgttgttgttgttcataAGGATGTCGGAATCTGCTGGCAGAGTTATTTGTTTTGCATTGTTATTTAAGTGTAAGTTGAGAAGAAGAGCAGACAAGTCTTGCtcacatttaatttttattttttggacaaATATGAATGTACTATTTCTGTTGTCTTGTATTTCAACTTTTGAGTATTATCATCCTGTTAATTATGGTATTCTCAATGTGTGAGAAAGTATAGTGTATAGTGAatatttaggattttttttgctGCTATTTGTACAAATACTAAGAGGAAGGTTTAActtccattattttgtgtaagGCGCTTCCAGAATAGCCTTTTCTGTTGGGCGCTTTTAGAATAACATCCTTTGCCTTGGTTGCAAGGGAATGAATTATGCTGCATCTTATTCTGTATTCATACTTCTTATCTTATTGTTCTTGTTCCTCTTTCTGGAGTTGTTGAAGTTTTCACAAAATTCCCCTTTTGAAAGAACATGAAATCAATTTTGCTTTCTCTTATTCAGCTGCTGAGTAATACTAGTcacttttaaaatataacaagaCTCAAATTGAATGAAAGTACGTACCAAAAGTAACTTATTACTGTTAAACGGATAGAATAGTACTGAATCTGAAGCCGTCAAAGTAGTGCTAGAGTTATACGTTCATATTCCTCGTAAATCATAAGAGTTAGTGTCGCTTTCCAAATAAAGGATCGGAACACTAGGATAAGCATCAAACCTGTTAACAATATGTTTAtgattaacaaaatattttacttgCTTATACACGATGCATATGTAGTTGTGAATGTGTgtatcatatataataatcaaGTCAAACAAGAATCGCAAAGTTTTAGGACAGAGAAAGACAAGTATCATGACTCAGCAATTCAGCATGTCCGGATGAAACAAAATgattattgaaatttttatagttaaatatTCTGAGAATGCATGGAACAGAAACTCGAATGCTCGCATTgcaatttgattaaaatttctaatgtatttataatttaaaattttttattaatagtaacTTAATACGTGTCTTTAttaactaaaccctaaatcccgaGGATTCCTATTATGTGAATATCCAGTTCTCCACATCTCCTCCATCCTCCTCCAGCGACACCAGCCCGCCATTCCGGTCTTCTCCAGCCCCAGCCGTCACCATTCTTCCGGGCCCCTGAGCTCTGCCGTTGCCGTCGCCTTCCTCTCTTCTGTTCTGCTGCTCCTCTCTGTTCTCCGCCTCTCTCCCCTTGCCTCCCAATCTGCTTCGCTGCCTCGCCTATTCTCGCTTTAAGTATgccctttttttaattataaatttatatttctgtgttttgtgtgtgtgtgattCCTGAAATTGTAGTCTGATTCTGTTAACCTTAACCGTCTGCAACCGTAATAGCTAAGCTGAAGTTCGTTCTAAGAGTCAATAGATATTGGCAGAATCGGTGATAAAATGGGTTTAGGGTTGAGAAACTTCACTGAGAGAAACAATAATGGACAACATGTCCTGGACACTGAGAATGGGGAGGAACTCATGCACATGCAGCGTGGTGTGGACCTTGTGCTTGCCAACCTCCCTCCCATCTCCTCCGGCACACTCTATATTACTACCAAGTAACTAAATCACTTGTTATTTTCCATCCTTTTACAGTTACATACTCAATTTTACTAAACATCACAATCTGGTGACTCTGTTTGTTGCGGGCAAGTGATATGGCTCAGCGATGTAGACAACACCAAGGGATATGCTGTTGATTTCTTGTCTATTTCCCTCCATGCCGTCTCAAGAGACCCAGATGCCTACCCCCATCCTTGTTTATACACCCAGGTATCACCtattatttcttaattaatgtgttttgtattttcaaaTCTCTGACTAGTAGGGCGCTTCCTGAAGATTGACACTAATGCTGAAGAGGATGGTTCCGAAAACTCCGACTCTGAATCCAGTGACATACAAGATTTATCCAGGATCACAGAGATGAGGCTTATCCCCTCTGATCCTTCTCAATGTATGTTGGCAATTTACACTTTGGTACTTTTCTTGTTGTTACTCCGGGGTTTGCTTATATGTATTTTTTGCAGTGGATACTTTGTTTCAAGTATTCTGTGAGTGTGCAGAGCTTAATCCAGAACCAAATGATGGTTAGCGCTAACCTCCCATACTGTTATTAATactctgtttttactttttactccTTTCTGAGTTGTTTGTGTTGATATTGTTCTTTTAGGAAGGAGAAGAGCATGATTGGGTTTTCAGTGCTGATCAGATGGAAGGGGATGAGGAAGGTATATGCGGGGTTTTTTACCTTGTTTGTTAAAATTTGGAAAGGTTTGATCCCGTAGATTGTTCTAGTTGTTACGTTGCTAAAGATCTTCATTTTTCCCAGAGGAAGAAGGTTATATCTCTCATAATCCAGCGAACTCTCTTGGTCAGTCAAATGGACATCATGATCTAGCTCGTACAGTACTTGAGGTTGGTTGCTCTTCTTCATAGTTCCCTATCCACTTTTGTTTGTGCAGTCTCACATTCTGACATATAATCCTGTAACTTCTCTTGTGATTAAGTTTCTGCAAATTCAGTTATGGATACTTAAAAGTTGTCTATCACTATTTTATGTCTAACCTTCAAAGTTTCTGTAAATTCAGTTATGGATACTTTAGGTTATTTGTTAATTGTACTTTCTCTTTCATTTTGGtggttgtttttatttttccttttatatggTGTTATGCTCGAGTCTTGATATACTAAGTCTCTTGAATCAATTTTAACGCTTGCAGATTAATTGTTCCTCTCTTGATATGGAATAATTATCATTTGCTTTCTGTTTTAACACATTCAAACTAGAACTTCATTCTTTTCTTGCCTAAAATCCTTTAGAGTGTTGTTTGAAGTTGTTAACCAGTTGTATGTTTTCCCTCCTTCTATAAGTAAATTTAAAAGGAGTTAAATCCCGATTTTGTCCCTCTTGGTTTGTTACAGTTATTGAATGGTCTGTGATATAGGGAGAGACCAGGTCAGGAGGGAAGACGTCAGATGTGTTTAAATTGTTTAAATGCTTGTTGCTATTGCAAGCATCATGAaccttgttttgttttgtttctttactttttttagtATCTAGAACAAATTAGGTTACTATATACTATTTGGATCAAGTACCATTTTCTGAATTCTGATTAAAGGAGAACCTTAGGTATGACCTGAATAttaatgtaaaattcattgcaTTTTATGATAATCTATTAAATATTAAGGAGTTTggcaaaatctttttattttttttccctctgctttttattttgataGGCTCGAGACACTGAGCTAGATATGGATGCGAAAAAGTTGTTGGCAGTCGCTATAAGAACAAGACAGCCACACATATCATTTGGTCTTTATTCTACTTGTTTAAGGGGGTGGTTATTTATTGTGTAGTGCCTTCACTGCATCTAGTGTATGAAAGTTTTCCAACTGATTTTACTTCCCAttctctaaataattttttaccaaTAACTAGCTTGTGCTTCGGAGGGGTAGACCACCTATCTTTGTTGCAAAAATTTTGATAAGTACAATTTTAGGATATTTGAATGATTAATGCTATTTTATGGAATTTCATTCTATTGACACTTTCAAGTTCATGGTAACCTAATttctaaattcaaatattgaaatatagttttttgttattattttgaaaatttgaagcaaAAATGATTACACTAAGACAATTTATTAACTGGTTGAGGGCAtatctttattctattttgtgtATTGATGTGGATAAATCCAATGCTGGTTTGTAATGTGTTTCTCTGTACCGGAATCCTTATCTATTCTCATGACTTGTGAGGCTTTAATGCTTTATATTGATGATTTTGTATTTGCTTATCTCCGAAGTAACTGGTAGAGGGGCCGAGGAGGAAAGAGGAGTGGTTATGGCGAATTGTCGATCAGTTATATAAGAAACCCACGTTCAGTACcagattttaaatttgtttcaaaattaTCCCTTATTTATATTAAGTTTGATTGATTGCAGCTTCATATCAACGATCAGCGTTTTGAGGATGCAGAAGAGATGGAGCACGATGAGGATGGCACCCATAATTGAGTGGCTGTGTTTAGCCGAACATAGCATATGAACTGTTGGTTATGTTATGTAAATTAGTATAAAAATCTGATTAGGGGGTTATATACTGTTGATAATTGATGGACAATTATGCGCGATTAATGAATTTTGTTTCATGTTTAGAATGATGAAAGTGCTTTGAAAGTGTTAGCAGGTAACAATATTAAGCCCCCTAGTTTTATTCTAAACCACTAAGAATAGGTGAGTTGTGAGTAGATTTGTGTTAAGTCGTAGCTGATGATTGGtttaattcaaataagaaaaagtCTAGGAGGTCAGTACTTTTATTAGAATTTGGTTAACACTTAACCATCAAGaaaaaagtgaataattttatattattagatgaaattttatatcattaaaaaCACTAATGATAACTAATTGATagctacaaattacaaaatttgtTAGTCTTCTAGCACTCCTCCCTCGAATATTTGTTTATAATTAGTCTCCGTTTGTCCTTTAATCCATCCaactaaatttttgttttctatcaccaccttcaattcttcttcctttatATTGGCTTCCTCCACGAGAAACTGAATAACTATCATAACCCCTTCCAAAATCgaattctctcttattttttcttgaacTACATCCCCTGTTATTTTTTCTTGGACTACATCCCCTATGATACATATTAATTCCTTCCTAAACCCATGACTTATCGAATATCAGCAGCAAAATAAATCTTTTGTAAGAAATGAAAGGGACTTGATAATTTTATTATGGGTTTATATATCTTGTACTCTTAAGACATATATTAAGTTTATAAATTAGGAAAGTTTTTATTGATTCTACgtctataattataaatattttgatatcTTCAAATATACTTTAAACCCAATTTACTAAAAACATGTCTAAAATTTATACTAACTTAAGTATCAAagtcttttataaatattacttCTCACCTTCTCATAAGAAGTTTAGATGATAACACTTCACACGAGAGACATTAGAGCTTTTCATTTGCTtgagattattatttttgtttttcaatgaCTCCACATGCACTAGCACTGTAATATACTTTCTCTTTATGAgaaaatataacttttttattttcataaatttattaaaaacattAACGTATTTGATGATAAAATTTGTCCAAATACATTCATTTAAGAAGGATAGGGTAATACAAAAttatactactaattttaagtCCAACTTTATAAagttattttggaaaaatatttgtgtttaaaaaaaacataaatattttattttatatttagtaaataaaaagtTAGGTACCTGTACTTTTAGTTTTGGaaaaattaggaatattttaaaaacacttataaaaatgttttcaaaaactaatcatttatactttttaaatttaaaaagcttATTATAATCATCGAATTAATATATTACTGTATTGTTAACAAGGACAGATATACTTGTATAATTATAGGAGCAAACTCCccactaaaatttaaaaatattttaagtaatatataaaaatgatgTATAACtatctttattaaattataaaaattaattccactatttattttattccatgttatatatatcttgtCTACACTcttaagattttttaaattcatcactggtgttaaaattaatttgcgTCACAGTGGGCTCAAACAGTTCCATTAATTTATGGAAAAGATACATGAATGACTGACCGCAAACTCTCCAGATATTATCTTGActatatcaaatcaaattctCGTTTGAAAGGGTGTGAGAGTTTTCATGAAATAAGgacaaaacaaaaatgataaaagaataaaaaaactcTGCAAAAGACGAAGAGGAACCTAAAAAAGAGGGAGTACCAATTTCCAACTACCAAGTGGCAAATTTCATTACactcatcaaaattaaaatattccaAAACTAAATTGATTTCAATATTTCATACATTTTTTATTTCGAAATAAGAGAAAGAACGAGCCACAAAGTGGCACGTGCGGAGCCCACTAGGAGGTCGCACAGCATTTCTACGGTGTGGACCAGGGACACGTGTCGTGATCCTAGCTAAACAACGGTGCGTGGACCAATAGGAATTCAGTAACTGATCGGATCTTAGCGCGCACCTCCCGTCCACGAACCACGAATCCTGAAATCTGCTCGATGCCACGTGTCGCTTTCTTCGCGATACTTTTTgcttaaattcaaaaaacactaaaacaaaaataataatattttattgctgagtagaaaaaataaaaaagaatagcTGTGTGCTTGCTGGTGGCGTTCGACGGAAAAGAAGGCTCTGGAAGGTCCAAGGAATCAAAACTCGGCCGCTGAAACAACGCATCACAGAATCCGCACtttctccttttatttttcctGTCAGATCTCAGTTTTTCTCTGAAAATTATCATTTTCCCGCGGAATTCGGTTCTCCCGTTAGCTGGACGCTGATACAGTTCAAAGTCAGGTCTgtaatattttctttcctttattttaatttatttctaaatttgtcTTTATTGTGAGTGGTTTTACTGCTGTGGATTTTGTACTTTAATTGTAGCTTAACGATACAGTTGGTGCCATGTTCGCATGGAGAGAACGCCGAAAAGGAAATTCGGAGTTTAGATTTTGTGATTTAGATTCGGAATCTATTCGGCTAGGGACAGAATTCTGCGCCCTGAATTatctacttttaaaaaaaaattatagtatcGGCTCATAAATAAGTGGAATTTTAGCGTTGTGATGTTTTGATGTTTGATGAGTGGTTCACCGATGAGGATCGGAAAATAGAAAAGGATCAAGGGAATTTATTTTAGGCCTTATTACCGTACAAAATTGAAGGTCTCTGATTTTGGTTTACTGGACCAATAGTCCAGCAGGGATTAGACATAGTTATTGTTCCAGGCATGTGATTGGGGATTGGGGAACATCTTTGGAGCAAATGAAGCTTTCCTCCTTTCCAGAGTAAGCCCAACATCGTACTTGCTACACGATTATGACTACTCTGGTAGGGGACCTGCAAAAAGCTCCAACGCCAATGCAATTCTTTCAATTTATGTCTATCATACCTCTTCACTGATTGGATTTTGGAGATGTCCCTTTTATTTCTATTGCCGCCACCTTCTCTTTATTGTTCATAGCCCCTAAGGGAATCTTTAGCTGTTATAGATGGAAGCTGTTAAATGtgtcatcattattattaagaTGTGCTTGGCTGTTTATAGTTATATACTGTTATTATTATACGGAACAGATTCTGAAATTCTCTGCAGCTAATGGGTTTTTCTGTCATACTGATTCGTAAGTTGGCAATAAATATTTTGGAATTTTCTTAAATACTTGCAGAATATGAACTCATTTAGCACTCAAAACTTGTGTATCTGTTGAAACAGAATATCCTGTGTTGTAACTTTGAGACAAGGTATAACATTGgcaatgtttttaaaatttaccagTTTAGAAACTATGTAACCCTTGTGGATTGGTGTTAGTAATCATTGGCTGCTGTAGTGATTAGGAGTGCAATTGCAAAGTTCATCTGTAAGCTGGGCTGTTATGCTAGGGTTATATATGTATTTCAGGTTGACGTGTTGTGTTTGTAATATTTCATGCAAAATATAATAGGATTAGAACTCAGCATGAGATTTCCTTGTCATGAtccaaataatttttgtttatttgtcaAACCTTGCAACTGAAGCTCCTTTTTTCGCATATGTTATTCATGATAGAGAAAGATCTTTGAGGACagatcttggaaaagaaacatGACACTGGATCAAGCAGTTGCTTGTTTCTTTAGTGGTGGATAGAAGATCTCAAAGGAATGTCAAACTTCTCTATGTATGAGGTACTAAACATTGCAGCTCAGTTCAAGCACTGCACCgatatttgaaattttggacACCCATAGATCACATGCCTGATTTGATTAATCTATATATGACTGAAGTCTCTCTCATTACGTATCAACCCACAAATAATTGTGAACACAAAAGTGGTCATACTTCTTCCCAGTTCAAGCTTAGATACATCTTTTTCCCTAATTCCTCACTTCTCCATACCTAACAAATTGAGAGGCTGCACCCATGTTGTCTGATATGATATATAACTCTTTGGCTGGACGGCGAATATTAGCAatgcattaataaaatattttcattgaAGGCAAAATGTATTTTTATCATTCGCAGAGTCAACCCCACTATGCACACACGTGCACGTTGTCTGAGGTAGTTGACTTCTGAAATGATTGTCACTTgtttcttttaaaatcttttgatGCCATGCTTGTGAAAATAAATACTGTTACTGAAAGCAAAATATCTTTTTCCCTTCATAAACTCAAATCGCCGCAGCCTGTGCATAACAGGCATTGTCTGAATTAGATGAATTCTGAACTCTGAAGTGATTATCACCGATTTCTTTTAATTGCTTTTGATGCCATGGAATtgtaatttatttctaaaatataaatacatgtttTGTGTTACAGCTTCAAGGTAATGTGTGGGATGAATTTTGTGAAGCTGATGATCGTGTAGTGCCCAATGCTGGTGATGACCACAAGGTGCAATTTGCATTACAGGCTGAGAGCTGTAAGAAATCACTTCAAGAATTGCATAGTATCAAAAGAAGTACTGGTGTTGTGAGTAGCTATGATCCTCAAGGTCAAGAGGAACTGTTGCCAAATCTGAGCCTGAAAGAAAGAATGCTGGAAAAGGGTTCATGGTCTCAAAAGCCTGAGGGTTTTTTTTCTTCATGTGATGGTGACTTGTGCAAAGAACTGAAAACACCGACATCTGATAATACTAGGATGTCTGATCATCTAAAGAGCAGCAATGCAGATTCTAGCAGTGTGGATGATGCTATCTTAAGAGACAAGTTTATAGTGGAGGATGATGGCCTGTCTCAGTATCCAATAAATGACATATCACAAACTGATAATGACCTCAGTTTTCTTGATAATGATGTGTGGTTGGATATAGGAAACTTTGAAGATGTTGACAGGGCATTGTAAGAAACTCCTCTGTTTGAGAGAATTTTTCTAAATATTCCCCTTTATAAGAAATTCAAATCAATTCATCATGATCCTAGAAATATCTGAATAGCACTTTTGAAATTGCAGAAATTGTGACTTAACTTTTGGAATGGGGAGTCTCAATAATGAAGAAGAGGAGTTTTGCTGGCTCTCATCTTCACATGGAGCTGAAGGATCTGATGATGCATTAAAGTCTGACTTCAAGTTTGCCTCATCTGAGGAGAGCCCATTGAAGAGTATGTCAGATTATAACATGGCACCCAAGGAAAATATTGAAGGTCTGCCAACTAATGATCCCAACAAAAAAGCATCTCCTATTG
The genomic region above belongs to Arachis duranensis cultivar V14167 chromosome 3, aradu.V14167.gnm2.J7QH, whole genome shotgun sequence and contains:
- the LOC107481765 gene encoding putative pumilio homolog 7, chloroplastic; this encodes MGKEMTENVKDDGELEELEMLLNEIPRATSHNLLHLYHRNRHVNGDDDHDHGMCGMYDDVDEPLTTQIQYPCVSSPLSGFSDGSSSSLFLHGGHSLSDTGSPTLEDLKSTIPSGSSCHPNPFYLDSLTPDSASINSANGSFADELGLCANLSQMYLGNQHDSPYDSKDVSMGMNGVPFRDCSFTGNTPINVNKHGDYCNFNREFLDCAAVQSLFPRSPINHGSDINPTLSGLTQDYKMANLFGPRQCTKWPETVPSQLNGFGVSMDSPRHRRQMLDNYYFRGNQGPVPAASLSRNSVVDAILCAQKNGMNLMEETCMSRLSNSSLCTNLRPYLSVQHSHPLSNARTVLPSDARIPQGNLDSITSEGSFILQGEGLNYVVNRCSDRSRCQNKAAVRGTGYGKHLRRTELDTQHQVVGSHGSPRSVGIGCSFPLMPKYSSLAEARGYIYLIAKDQHGCRFLQRTFEEGTPEDVQVIFNEIIDHVVELMMNPFGNYLMQKLLDVCSEEQRMQILLIITEEPGQLVRISLNTHGTRVVQKLIETLKTRQQISLVVSALEPGFLALIKDLNGNHVVQRCLLCLNNEDNKFIFVAAAKYCVDIATHQHGCCVLQRCIGHSTGEHREKLIAEISANALLLSQDPFGNYVVQYILELGIPHATGAILLQFEGNYVHLSRQKFSSHVVEKCLAVFNDENRSRVIHELLSAPHFEHLLQDPHANYVVQSALRYSEGHLHNLLVETIESHKAISRNSPYSKKIFSPNLLRK
- the LOC107481766 gene encoding chloride conductance regulatory protein ICln isoform X1 produces the protein MGLGLRNFTERNNNGQHVLDTENGEELMHMQRGVDLVLANLPPISSGTLYITTKQVIWLSDVDNTKGYAVDFLSISLHAVSRDPDAYPHPCLYTQIDTNAEEDGSENSDSESSDIQDLSRITEMRLIPSDPSQLDTLFQVFCECAELNPEPNDEEGEEHDWVFSADQMEGDEEEEEGYISHNPANSLGQSNGHHDLARTVLELHINDQRFEDAEEMEHDEDGTHN
- the LOC107481766 gene encoding chloride conductance regulatory protein ICln isoform X2 translates to MDNMSWTLRMGRNSCTCSVVWTLCLPTSLPSPPAHSILLPMIWLSDVDNTKGYAVDFLSISLHAVSRDPDAYPHPCLYTQIDTNAEEDGSENSDSESSDIQDLSRITEMRLIPSDPSQLDTLFQVFCECAELNPEPNDEEGEEHDWVFSADQMEGDEEEEEGYISHNPANSLGQSNGHHDLARTVLELHINDQRFEDAEEMEHDEDGTHN